The Xanthomonas sp. CFBP 8443 genome has a window encoding:
- a CDS encoding DUF4124 domain-containing protein, producing the protein MRSVACLAALLACAGVAHAEDVVFYRCTDAHGGLTLQNQPCPKGMRQEKKIMQGVGRAPAYVPSAAPAAATPSPAPGAASATTAAPAATAAAASAAVAPSDPPPTPPTPPADAAPRLPPPPLYACVTREQQRYVGEVAEPTPRCVPLRTVGLDGSPDKAGGSACEVIRDRCEALPEAGACDAWTSYVAEAETHWRFAVPDHAEQLRQEFLRRQQLFDASSCGAPK; encoded by the coding sequence ATGCGCAGCGTCGCCTGCCTCGCGGCGCTGCTGGCCTGCGCCGGCGTCGCGCATGCCGAGGACGTGGTGTTCTATCGCTGCACCGATGCGCACGGCGGCCTGACCCTGCAGAACCAGCCCTGCCCCAAGGGCATGCGCCAGGAAAAGAAGATCATGCAGGGCGTCGGCCGTGCGCCCGCCTATGTGCCGAGCGCTGCGCCCGCCGCGGCGACACCCTCGCCGGCACCGGGAGCCGCATCTGCAACAACGGCTGCTCCCGCAGCGACGGCCGCAGCCGCATCCGCTGCCGTCGCCCCATCCGATCCTCCACCAACGCCGCCCACGCCGCCAGCAGACGCCGCACCGCGCCTGCCGCCGCCTCCGCTGTATGCATGCGTCACCCGTGAGCAACAGCGCTATGTCGGCGAAGTCGCCGAGCCGACCCCGCGCTGCGTGCCGTTGCGCACCGTCGGCCTGGACGGCAGCCCCGACAAGGCCGGCGGCAGCGCCTGCGAAGTGATCCGCGACCGCTGCGAAGCGCTGCCCGAGGCCGGCGCCTGCGATGCCTGGACGAGCTACGTGGCCGAAGCCGAAACGCACTGGCGCTTCGCCGTCCCCGACCACGCCGAGCAACTGCGGCAGGAATTCCTGCGCCGCCAGCAACTGTTCGACGCGAGCAGTTGCGGCGCGCCGAAGTAG
- a CDS encoding SDR family oxidoreductase: MQQRWRLDGQTALITGASAGIGLAIARELLGFGAELMLVARDIDALEAARDELADAFPERRILALAADVADDEDRREILDWVEDHADGLHLLVNNAGGNLSKAAVDYTEDEWRGIFETNLFSAFELSRYAHPLLAQHAAAAIVNVGSVSGLTHVRSGAPYGMTKAALHQLTRNLAAEWAEDGIRVNAVAPWYIRTRRTSGPLSDPDYYEQVIERTPMRRIGEPEEVAAAVGFLCLPAASYITGECIAVDGGFLRYGF, from the coding sequence ATGCAGCAACGTTGGCGGCTGGACGGACAGACCGCATTGATCACCGGCGCCAGCGCCGGCATCGGCCTGGCGATCGCGCGCGAACTGCTCGGCTTCGGCGCCGAGCTGATGCTGGTGGCGCGCGACATCGACGCGCTGGAAGCGGCGCGCGACGAGCTGGCCGACGCCTTTCCCGAGCGCCGCATCCTGGCGCTGGCCGCGGACGTGGCCGACGACGAGGACCGCCGCGAGATCCTGGACTGGGTCGAGGACCATGCCGACGGCCTGCACCTGCTGGTCAACAATGCCGGCGGCAACCTCAGCAAGGCGGCGGTGGACTACACCGAGGACGAGTGGCGCGGCATCTTCGAGACCAACCTGTTCTCCGCGTTCGAGCTGTCGCGCTATGCGCATCCGCTGCTGGCGCAGCATGCGGCCGCGGCGATCGTCAACGTCGGCAGCGTGTCCGGGCTGACCCACGTGCGCAGTGGCGCGCCGTACGGCATGACCAAGGCCGCGCTGCACCAGCTGACCCGCAACCTTGCCGCCGAATGGGCCGAGGACGGGATCCGGGTCAATGCGGTGGCGCCGTGGTACATCCGCACCCGCCGCACGTCAGGCCCGCTGTCGGATCCGGACTACTACGAACAGGTGATTGAGCGCACGCCGATGCGCCGCATCGGCGAACCGGAGGAAGTGGCGGCCGCGGTCGGCTTCCTGTGCCTGCCGGCGGCCAGCTACATCACCGGCGAATGCATCGCGGTGGACGGCGGGTTCTTGCGCTACGGGTTCTAG
- the sppA gene encoding signal peptide peptidase SppA produces MNQPVRRSPIANFFVGLWDVMNFTRRLILNLVFFGFLLLLLLLIVFAMGRGDGAKTLHDRTTLLIAPEGTVVEQFSADPVSRALTKAMGDKGAEEIQLRDLLRALEAAKTDPKIERVALRLDKLQPGGFASVREVAAALQDLRASGKQVVAYSDSLSQSQYLLAAQANEVYLDPMGSVVLEGLGRYRQYFREGLQDKLGVDVHLFKVGEYKSAAEPYVLDAASPASKEADLFWMNDVWQRYVADIAKARKLAPEQISAGIDTMPEGIAAAGGDMAKFALQQKLVDGLKTREEVEELLTKRGVADDDADSGFRNVNLDAYLQQLDLRRSPVDSRPQVAVVVAAGEISGGEQPAGRIGGESTAELLRQARDDEAVKAVVLRVDSPGGEVFASEQIRREVVALKAAGKPVVVSMGDLAASGGYWISMNADRIYADPSTITGSIGIFGMIPNLTRSLDKIGVHTDGVGTTRFAGAFDVTRPMDPAVGQVIQSVINKGYADFTGKVAQARSKPVEAIDQVARGRVWSGAQAKERGLVDAFGGFKDAVADAAARAKLGERDKYRVRYIEKPATPFAQFVSGFASSRMGAWMLGDSALAHAVLARNMPELDTQLRFVQDATDKRNGAPVKALAYCFCGL; encoded by the coding sequence ATGAACCAACCCGTGCGTCGCAGCCCCATCGCCAACTTCTTCGTTGGCCTATGGGATGTGATGAACTTCACCCGTCGGCTGATCCTGAACCTGGTGTTCTTCGGCTTCCTGCTGCTGCTCCTGCTGCTGATCGTGTTCGCGATGGGGCGCGGCGACGGCGCCAAGACGCTGCACGACCGTACGACGCTGCTGATCGCGCCGGAAGGCACCGTGGTCGAGCAGTTCAGCGCCGATCCGGTCAGCCGCGCGCTGACCAAGGCGATGGGCGACAAGGGCGCCGAGGAGATCCAGCTGCGCGACCTGCTGCGCGCGCTGGAAGCGGCCAAGACCGATCCGAAGATCGAGCGCGTGGCGCTGCGCCTGGACAAGCTGCAGCCGGGCGGCTTCGCCTCGGTGCGCGAAGTGGCCGCGGCGCTGCAGGACCTGCGCGCTTCCGGCAAGCAGGTCGTGGCCTACAGCGACAGCCTGAGCCAGTCGCAGTACCTGCTGGCCGCGCAGGCCAACGAGGTCTACCTGGACCCGATGGGCTCGGTGGTGCTGGAAGGCCTGGGCCGCTATCGCCAGTACTTCCGCGAAGGCCTGCAGGACAAGCTCGGCGTCGACGTGCACCTGTTCAAGGTCGGCGAGTACAAGTCCGCCGCCGAGCCTTACGTGCTCGACGCGGCGTCGCCGGCGTCCAAGGAAGCGGACCTGTTCTGGATGAACGACGTGTGGCAGCGCTATGTTGCCGACATCGCCAAGGCGCGCAAGCTGGCGCCCGAGCAGATATCCGCCGGCATCGACACGATGCCCGAGGGTATCGCCGCGGCCGGCGGCGACATGGCCAAGTTCGCGCTGCAGCAGAAGCTGGTGGACGGCCTGAAGACCCGCGAGGAGGTCGAGGAACTGCTGACCAAGCGCGGCGTCGCTGACGACGATGCCGACAGCGGCTTCCGCAACGTCAATCTGGACGCCTATCTGCAGCAGTTGGACCTGCGCCGTTCGCCGGTGGATTCGCGGCCGCAGGTGGCGGTGGTGGTCGCGGCGGGCGAGATCAGCGGCGGCGAGCAGCCGGCCGGGCGTATCGGCGGCGAGTCGACCGCGGAACTGCTGCGCCAAGCGCGCGACGACGAGGCGGTCAAGGCGGTGGTGCTGCGGGTGGATTCGCCGGGCGGCGAAGTGTTCGCCTCCGAGCAGATCCGCCGCGAGGTGGTGGCGCTGAAGGCGGCCGGCAAGCCGGTGGTGGTGTCGATGGGCGACCTGGCCGCGTCCGGCGGTTACTGGATCAGCATGAACGCCGACCGCATCTACGCCGATCCGTCGACGATCACCGGCTCGATCGGCATCTTCGGCATGATCCCCAACCTGACCCGCAGCCTGGACAAGATCGGCGTGCACACCGACGGCGTGGGCACCACCCGGTTCGCCGGGGCGTTCGACGTCACCCGGCCGATGGACCCGGCGGTGGGGCAGGTGATCCAGTCGGTGATCAACAAGGGCTACGCCGATTTCACCGGCAAGGTCGCGCAGGCGCGCAGCAAGCCGGTCGAGGCGATCGACCAGGTCGCGCGCGGCCGCGTGTGGAGCGGTGCGCAGGCCAAGGAACGCGGCCTGGTGGACGCGTTCGGCGGCTTCAAGGACGCGGTGGCCGATGCCGCCGCGCGGGCCAAGCTGGGCGAGCGCGACAAGTACCGCGTGCGCTACATCGAGAAGCCGGCCACGCCGTTCGCGCAGTTCGTCAGCGGCTTCGCCAGCAGCCGCATGGGCGCCTGGATGCTGGGCGATTCGGCGCTGGCGCACGCGGTACTGGCGCGCAACATGCCGGAGCTGGATACGCAGTTGCGCTTCGTGCAGGACGCCACCGACAAGCGCAACGGCGCACCGGTCAAGGCGCTGGCCTACTGCTTCTGCGGCTTGTGA
- a CDS encoding MATE family efflux transporter, which translates to MSSSSTPASVRGRELRSTAQLALPLVLGHISAGLISFVDNVIAGHHGTRTLASVTVGTALLWLPMMIPIGTLIALTASVSQLDGGKRHAQIGPMFRQALWLSLGLGLLMFAFLSVTPMVLPQLGIAPEIVPGARDFLHAIRWGVPAMVLYFCMRYLSEGMHWTLPTMLLGFGGLLVLAPLGYVLTFGLFGLRERGAGGLGVASAIMMWLQALCFAVYLARSKRFAPLRLFATFEAPDLRAIGGLLKTGLPIGITILMEGGLFIVTALLIARLGEVPAAAHQIAINVAQLCFMVPMGVAEATTVRVGRAAGGGDAVGVRGAAWAGYTIVLATQALSALVLLFGHDAIVGVYTRDIAVAGLASTLLLYAAAFQFPDGVQVLSAGALRGLKDTRVPMLLALCSYWGLGMPLGAGLGLWLGWGPQGMWIGLILGLSAAAVMMAARFRLSSGRLLAATAP; encoded by the coding sequence ATGTCTTCGTCCTCCACCCCGGCCTCGGTCCGGGGCCGCGAACTGCGCAGCACCGCGCAGCTCGCCCTGCCGCTGGTCCTGGGGCACATCTCCGCCGGCCTGATCAGCTTCGTCGACAACGTCATCGCCGGGCACCACGGCACCCGCACGCTGGCCTCGGTGACGGTCGGCACCGCGCTGCTGTGGCTGCCGATGATGATCCCGATCGGCACCCTGATCGCGCTGACCGCGTCGGTCTCGCAGCTCGACGGCGGCAAGCGCCACGCGCAGATCGGGCCGATGTTCCGCCAGGCGCTGTGGCTGTCGCTGGGCCTGGGCCTGCTGATGTTCGCGTTCCTGAGCGTGACCCCGATGGTGCTGCCGCAACTGGGCATCGCGCCGGAGATCGTGCCCGGCGCGCGCGATTTCCTGCATGCGATCCGCTGGGGCGTGCCGGCGATGGTGCTGTACTTCTGCATGCGCTATCTGAGCGAGGGCATGCACTGGACGTTGCCGACCATGCTGCTCGGCTTCGGCGGGCTGCTGGTGCTGGCGCCGCTGGGCTACGTGCTGACCTTCGGCCTGTTCGGGCTGCGCGAGCGCGGCGCCGGCGGGCTGGGCGTGGCCTCGGCGATCATGATGTGGCTGCAGGCGCTGTGCTTCGCGGTCTACCTGGCGCGTTCCAAGCGGTTCGCGCCGCTGCGCCTGTTCGCGACCTTCGAGGCGCCGGACCTGCGCGCGATCGGCGGGCTGCTGAAGACCGGGTTGCCGATCGGCATCACCATCCTGATGGAAGGCGGCCTGTTCATCGTCACCGCGCTGCTGATCGCGCGGCTCGGCGAAGTGCCGGCGGCCGCGCACCAGATCGCGATCAACGTGGCGCAGCTGTGCTTCATGGTGCCGATGGGCGTGGCCGAGGCGACCACGGTGCGGGTCGGCCGCGCCGCCGGCGGCGGCGATGCGGTGGGCGTGCGCGGCGCGGCCTGGGCCGGCTACACCATCGTGCTCGCCACCCAGGCGCTGTCGGCGCTGGTGCTGCTGTTCGGCCACGACGCCATCGTCGGCGTCTACACCCGCGACATCGCGGTGGCCGGGCTGGCCTCCACGCTGCTGCTGTACGCGGCCGCGTTCCAGTTCCCCGACGGGGTGCAGGTGCTGTCGGCCGGCGCGCTGCGCGGGCTCAAGGACACCCGCGTGCCGATGCTGCTCGCCCTGTGCTCCTACTGGGGCCTGGGCATGCCGCTGGGCGCCGGGCTCGGCCTGTGGCTGGGCTGGGGGCCGCAGGGCATGTGGATCGGGCTGATCCTGGGCCTGAGCGCGGCGGCGGTGATGATGGCCGCGCGCTTCCGGCTGAGCAGCGGGCGCCTGCTCGCCGCCACGGCACCCTGA
- a CDS encoding primosomal protein N' gives MSPPVATLRVALPLPLPQLFDYLPPPGSAAVAGDVGRRLRVPFGNRELSGVVAALGQVEDGEGLREALAWLDPVPLLHGELADSLHWLARYSHAPLGEVLATALPVTLRRGEALPDTHAWAWRLTEAGASHRARPGTRPHRFAELLAAGAVDEDRLDQAMDDWRSAARSLAKRAFAERIAVPASAAAPQPQPGPTPNAEQQAAIDAVVAAPGFAPFLLDGVTGSGKTEVYLQAIAACLARGRQALVLVPEIGLTPQTLARFRARLGVPVHALHSGLTDNERARVWAAAWRGEARVVVGTRSAVFVPLPQAGLIVVDEEHDGSYKQQDGIRYHARDFALVRGKALDVPVLLGSATPSLESLHNAAGGRYAHLRLTRRAGDARPPTVRVLDVRKRPLQDGLSPEVLAGIGSALADGGQVLVFKNRRGYAPVLLCHDCGWTAPCQRCSTPLHATPMTVHAGGRRLQCHHCGARQPAPLACPDCGSLALQPQGIGTERLEERLLQAFPDVPVLRIDRGTTQRRDALETQLATLGTQPGILVGTQILAKGHDLPQLTRVVVVGIDEGLFSADFRASEKLAQQLIQVAGRAGRAARPGEVWLQTHHPGHALLETLVHGGYHAFAEAELAQREAAGFPPFAHLALLRAEAKQVEHANAFLSAVRALLPEQADVQRFGPMPAPMPRRAGFQRTQLLLSAPTRRALHAVLDAAMPAIYALPQARRVRWSLDVDPQDLY, from the coding sequence ATGTCGCCCCCCGTCGCCACCCTCCGCGTCGCCCTGCCGCTGCCGCTGCCGCAGCTGTTCGACTACCTGCCGCCGCCCGGCAGCGCCGCCGTGGCCGGCGACGTCGGCCGCCGGCTGCGGGTGCCATTCGGCAACCGCGAGCTGAGCGGGGTGGTGGCCGCGCTCGGCCAGGTCGAGGACGGCGAGGGCCTGCGCGAGGCGCTGGCCTGGCTGGACCCGGTGCCGCTGCTGCACGGCGAACTGGCCGACTCGCTGCACTGGCTTGCGCGCTACAGCCACGCCCCGCTGGGCGAAGTGCTGGCGACCGCGCTGCCGGTGACCCTGCGCCGTGGCGAGGCGCTGCCCGACACCCACGCCTGGGCCTGGCGCCTGACCGAGGCCGGCGCCAGCCATCGCGCCCGCCCGGGAACCCGTCCGCACCGCTTCGCCGAACTGCTGGCGGCCGGAGCGGTGGACGAAGACCGGCTCGACCAGGCCATGGACGACTGGCGCAGTGCCGCGCGCAGCCTGGCCAAGCGCGCCTTCGCCGAACGCATCGCGGTGCCGGCCAGCGCTGCGGCGCCGCAGCCGCAGCCCGGCCCCACCCCGAACGCGGAACAGCAGGCGGCGATCGACGCGGTCGTCGCCGCGCCCGGTTTCGCCCCGTTCCTGCTCGACGGGGTCACCGGCAGCGGCAAGACCGAGGTCTACCTGCAGGCCATCGCCGCCTGCCTGGCGCGCGGCCGCCAGGCGCTGGTGCTGGTGCCGGAAATCGGCCTGACCCCGCAGACCCTGGCGCGGTTCCGCGCGCGCCTGGGCGTGCCGGTGCACGCGCTGCATTCCGGGCTTACCGACAACGAGCGCGCGCGGGTCTGGGCCGCGGCCTGGCGCGGCGAGGCGCGGGTGGTGGTCGGCACCCGCTCGGCGGTGTTCGTGCCGCTGCCGCAGGCCGGGCTGATCGTGGTCGACGAGGAACACGACGGCAGCTATAAGCAGCAGGACGGGATCCGCTACCACGCCCGCGATTTCGCCCTGGTGCGCGGCAAGGCGCTGGACGTGCCGGTGCTGCTGGGCAGCGCCACACCGTCGCTGGAAAGCCTGCACAACGCCGCCGGCGGCCGCTACGCGCACCTGCGCCTGACCCGCCGCGCCGGCGATGCGCGGCCGCCCACGGTGCGCGTGCTCGACGTGCGCAAGCGCCCGCTGCAGGACGGCCTGTCGCCGGAGGTGCTGGCCGGCATCGGCAGCGCACTGGCCGACGGCGGCCAGGTGCTGGTGTTCAAGAACCGCCGCGGCTACGCGCCGGTGCTGCTGTGCCACGACTGCGGCTGGACCGCGCCGTGCCAGCGCTGCAGCACCCCGCTGCACGCCACGCCGATGACCGTGCATGCCGGCGGCCGGCGCCTGCAGTGCCACCACTGCGGCGCGCGGCAACCGGCGCCGCTGGCCTGCCCGGATTGCGGCAGCCTGGCGCTGCAGCCGCAGGGCATCGGCACCGAACGCCTGGAAGAACGCCTGCTGCAGGCCTTCCCCGATGTGCCGGTGCTGCGCATCGATCGTGGCACCACCCAGCGCCGCGATGCGCTGGAGACGCAACTGGCCACGCTCGGCACGCAGCCCGGGATCCTGGTCGGCACGCAGATCCTGGCCAAGGGCCACGACCTGCCGCAGCTGACCCGGGTGGTGGTGGTCGGCATCGACGAAGGCCTGTTCTCGGCCGACTTCCGCGCCAGCGAGAAACTGGCACAGCAGCTGATCCAGGTCGCCGGCCGCGCCGGCCGCGCCGCGCGCCCGGGCGAGGTCTGGCTGCAGACTCACCATCCCGGCCATGCGCTGCTGGAGACCCTGGTGCACGGCGGCTACCACGCCTTCGCCGAGGCCGAACTGGCGCAGCGCGAAGCGGCCGGCTTCCCGCCGTTCGCACACCTGGCGCTGCTGCGCGCCGAGGCCAAGCAGGTCGAACACGCCAATGCCTTCCTCAGCGCGGTGCGCGCGCTGCTGCCGGAGCAGGCCGACGTGCAACGTTTCGGGCCGATGCCGGCGCCGATGCCGCGCCGCGCCGGTTTCCAGCGTACCCAGTTGCTGCTATCGGCACCGACTCGGCGCGCGCTGCATGCGGTGCTGGACGCGGCGATGCCGGCGATCTACGCGCTGCCGCAGGCGCGGCGCGTGCGCTGGTCGCTGGATGTGGATCCGCAGGATCTGTACTGA
- a CDS encoding VanW family protein, whose protein sequence is MPSRLDALLFAAKTRVLQLRRALRDLRGGPRRHRRDTGLPIAAAAVSESVTVLWPDTEETSPLLVAGKIHNLRVAARLLHGVEVPAGATFGFWRQLGRATRRRGFAAGRELREGCLVPSIGGGLCQLSNAIYDAALRQGLEIVERHRHTQVIAGSLAERDRDAVVFWNYVDLRLRAASAWRLEVWLDGGDLHVRILGGAPAAAALPLSPLRRTPAATAANDCTRCGREACHRHVPAAAAAGVRRTWLIDEDWPEFTADRRRRMQPGDRVLALRRSSLAAVQAALLQRWWLRRGLPLPQVRQRAQRIRLRALQRRLGAQDVELVVPQSLLPGLWLAGELQGRRWDVCMTALPMHLLQARLDVAAQRHPDSATLRDFRADPLLVEAERAALAQARHWITPHRELLALAGSRGIALEWRQPPSDPAPSSGNGGAAQVLLAASALARKGAFELREALRGLPVQLLLPPGAQETPQFWSGIDVRRVASMADGVQAAAVVVLPAWIEQQPRGALLALALGKPVIATAACGLGADAGTWRCVDAGDSAALRAHLVAVLGLPG, encoded by the coding sequence GTGCCGTCGCGCTTGGATGCGCTGCTGTTCGCGGCGAAGACCCGGGTGCTGCAACTGCGCCGCGCGCTGCGCGACCTGCGCGGCGGACCGCGCCGGCATCGCCGCGACACGGGGTTGCCGATCGCCGCGGCGGCGGTCTCCGAATCGGTCACCGTGCTATGGCCGGACACCGAGGAGACGTCGCCGCTGCTGGTCGCCGGCAAGATCCACAACCTGCGCGTGGCCGCACGCCTGCTGCACGGGGTCGAGGTGCCGGCCGGGGCGACCTTCGGTTTCTGGCGACAACTGGGCCGGGCCACGCGCCGGCGCGGCTTCGCCGCCGGCCGCGAACTGCGCGAAGGCTGCCTGGTGCCGTCGATCGGCGGTGGCCTGTGCCAGCTGTCCAATGCGATCTACGACGCGGCGTTGCGCCAGGGCCTGGAGATCGTCGAGCGGCATCGGCACACGCAGGTGATCGCCGGTTCGCTGGCCGAGCGCGATCGCGATGCGGTGGTGTTCTGGAACTACGTCGACCTGCGCCTGCGCGCGGCCTCGGCGTGGCGCCTGGAAGTGTGGCTGGATGGCGGGGACCTGCACGTGCGCATCCTCGGCGGTGCGCCGGCGGCCGCTGCGCTGCCGTTGTCGCCGCTGCGGCGCACGCCGGCAGCGACCGCGGCGAATGACTGCACCCGCTGCGGCCGCGAGGCATGCCATCGGCACGTGCCGGCCGCCGCCGCCGCCGGCGTGCGCCGCACCTGGCTGATCGACGAGGACTGGCCGGAATTCACCGCGGACCGCCGGCGCCGCATGCAGCCCGGCGATCGGGTGCTGGCGCTGCGCCGGAGCAGCCTCGCCGCCGTGCAGGCGGCCCTGCTGCAACGCTGGTGGCTGCGCCGCGGGCTGCCGTTGCCGCAGGTGCGGCAGCGCGCGCAACGCATCCGCCTGCGCGCGCTGCAGCGCAGGCTCGGCGCGCAGGATGTCGAGCTGGTGGTGCCGCAGAGCCTGTTGCCGGGCCTGTGGCTGGCCGGCGAACTGCAGGGCCGGCGCTGGGACGTGTGCATGACCGCGTTGCCGATGCATCTGTTGCAGGCGCGGCTGGACGTGGCGGCGCAACGCCATCCCGACAGCGCCACGCTGCGCGATTTCCGTGCCGATCCGCTGCTGGTCGAGGCCGAGCGCGCGGCGCTGGCGCAGGCGCGGCACTGGATCACCCCGCATCGCGAATTGCTGGCCTTGGCCGGCAGTCGCGGCATCGCGTTGGAATGGCGACAGCCGCCGTCCGATCCTGCGCCATCCAGTGGCAACGGCGGCGCGGCGCAGGTCCTGCTGGCGGCGTCGGCGCTGGCGCGCAAGGGCGCGTTCGAACTGCGCGAGGCGCTGCGCGGTTTGCCGGTGCAACTGCTGTTGCCGCCCGGCGCGCAGGAGACGCCGCAGTTCTGGAGCGGCATCGACGTGCGCCGGGTCGCCTCGATGGCCGACGGCGTGCAGGCGGCCGCGGTGGTGGTGCTGCCGGCGTGGATCGAACAGCAGCCGCGCGGCGCGCTGCTGGCGCTGGCGCTGGGCAAGCCGGTGATCGCCACCGCCGCCTGCGGCCTGGGCGCAGACGCCGGCACGTGGCGTTGCGTGGACGCCGGCGACAGCGCCGCGCTGCGCGCGCACCTGGTCGCCGTGCTGGGCTTGCCGGGCTGA
- a CDS encoding NAD(P)/FAD-dependent oxidoreductase translates to MASAPVPHLIVVGGGFAGLWATRALAKAPLRITLIDRRNHHLFQPLLYQVATAGLSSPDIAAPLRQILRSQYNVEVRLGEVVRLDKQARQVQLAGGEALDYDYLLVATGATHAYFGHDEWAAHAPGLKTLDDALHLRRHLLLAFERAEAETDPAARAAWLSFAIVGGGPTGVELAGTLAEIARHTLKHEFRRIDPAEARVRLIEAGPRVLASFPERLSAKAQKQLEKLGVEVLTGVPVADIDASGYRLGSTFVPARTVVWAAGVAASPLARTLEVPLDRSGRVQVQPDLSVPGHPEVFVAGDLAALQQADGKPVPGVAPAAKQMGRHVAENLSKRLRGLPGDAPFRYADYGNLATIGRMAAIVHLGRLQLSGLLAWWFWLAAHVFFLIGFRNRLVVLLNWAWAYWSYQRAARIILGDDARDSEPAPTAPKPPPAA, encoded by the coding sequence ATGGCTAGCGCGCCCGTGCCGCACCTGATCGTGGTCGGCGGTGGTTTCGCCGGGTTGTGGGCCACCCGCGCACTGGCCAAGGCGCCGCTGCGCATCACCCTGATCGACCGCCGCAACCACCACCTGTTCCAGCCGCTGCTGTACCAGGTCGCCACCGCCGGGCTGTCCTCGCCGGACATCGCCGCGCCGCTGCGGCAGATCCTGCGCAGCCAGTACAACGTGGAAGTGCGACTAGGCGAAGTAGTGCGCCTGGACAAGCAGGCCCGGCAGGTGCAGCTGGCCGGCGGCGAAGCGCTGGACTACGACTACCTGCTAGTCGCCACCGGCGCCACCCATGCCTATTTCGGCCACGACGAGTGGGCCGCGCACGCGCCCGGGCTGAAGACCCTGGACGATGCGCTGCATCTGCGCCGCCACCTGCTGCTGGCGTTCGAGCGCGCCGAAGCCGAAACCGACCCCGCCGCGCGCGCGGCCTGGCTCAGCTTCGCCATCGTCGGCGGCGGCCCGACCGGGGTGGAACTGGCCGGCACCCTGGCCGAGATCGCGCGGCATACGCTGAAGCACGAGTTCCGCCGCATCGATCCGGCCGAGGCCAGGGTGCGGCTGATCGAGGCCGGCCCGCGCGTGCTCGCCTCGTTCCCGGAGCGGCTGTCGGCCAAGGCGCAAAAGCAGCTGGAAAAGCTCGGCGTGGAGGTGCTGACCGGCGTGCCGGTCGCCGACATCGACGCCAGCGGCTACCGGCTGGGCAGCACCTTCGTGCCCGCGCGCACCGTGGTCTGGGCCGCCGGCGTGGCCGCCTCGCCGCTGGCGCGGACGCTGGAGGTGCCGCTGGACCGCAGCGGCCGCGTGCAGGTACAGCCGGACCTGAGCGTTCCCGGGCATCCGGAGGTGTTCGTCGCCGGCGACCTGGCCGCCTTGCAGCAGGCCGACGGCAAGCCGGTACCCGGGGTAGCGCCTGCGGCCAAGCAGATGGGCCGGCACGTGGCCGAGAACCTGTCGAAGCGGCTGCGCGGCTTGCCCGGCGATGCGCCGTTCCGCTACGCCGACTACGGCAACCTGGCGACCATCGGACGCATGGCCGCGATCGTGCATCTCGGCCGCCTGCAGCTGTCGGGCCTGCTGGCCTGGTGGTTCTGGCTGGCCGCGCACGTGTTCTTCCTGATCGGCTTCCGCAACCGCCTGGTGGTGCTGCTCAACTGGGCCTGGGCGTACTGGAGCTACCAGCGCGCGGCGCGGATCATCCTCGGCGACGACGCGCGCGATTCCGAGCCGGCGCCGACTGCGCCCAAGCCGCCGCCGGCTGCGTGA
- a CDS encoding trimeric intracellular cation channel family protein, with product MATFLFLLDLLGTFVFAISGATVGVRHRLDLFGVLVLSCAAAASGGIARDVLIGATPPAALGDARYLGVACLAGLLTFYSHNTVERLRNPVQIFDALGLALFAVYGTSKALAFGLGPLSATLLGMLSSIGGGIVRDLLVARTPVVLQAELYAVAALLGGGVVAAAHVLQLPQPWGLAVGATLCFGLRFMAIRYGWHLPVARPPPEP from the coding sequence TTGGCGACCTTCCTGTTCCTGCTCGACCTGCTCGGCACCTTCGTGTTCGCGATCAGCGGCGCCACCGTCGGCGTGCGCCACCGCCTGGACCTGTTCGGCGTGCTGGTGCTGTCGTGCGCGGCCGCGGCCTCCGGCGGCATCGCCCGCGACGTGCTGATCGGCGCCACCCCGCCGGCCGCGCTCGGCGATGCGCGCTATCTCGGCGTCGCCTGCCTGGCCGGGCTGCTGACCTTCTACAGCCACAACACGGTCGAACGCCTGCGCAATCCTGTGCAGATCTTCGACGCGCTTGGCCTGGCGCTGTTCGCGGTGTACGGCACCAGCAAGGCGCTGGCGTTCGGCCTGGGTCCGCTCAGCGCGACCCTGCTCGGCATGCTCAGCAGCATCGGCGGCGGCATCGTCCGCGACCTGCTGGTGGCGCGTACGCCGGTGGTGCTGCAGGCCGAGCTGTACGCGGTGGCGGCGCTGCTCGGCGGCGGCGTGGTCGCCGCGGCGCATGTCCTGCAGCTGCCGCAGCCGTGGGGACTGGCGGTCGGCGCCACGCTCTGCTTCGGCCTGCGCTTCATGGCGATCCGCTACGGCTGGCACCTGCCGGTGGCGCGGCCGCCGCCGGAGCCGTAA